From the Streptomyces sp. Tu 2975 genome, one window contains:
- a CDS encoding aspartate-semialdehyde dehydrogenase → MKVGIVGATGQVGTVMRKILAERKFPVDELRLFASARSAGSTIEWEGREITVEDASTADFTGLDIALFSAGGATSRALAEKVAAQGVVVIDNSSAWRRDPEVPLVVSEVNPHAVKDRPKGIIANPNCTTMAAMPVLKPLHQEAGLVSLVATTYQAVSGSGLAGVAELDDQVRAAADRAKELTHDGEAVAFPEPGVYKRTIAFNVIPLAGNLVDDGSHETDEEQKLRNESRKILEIPELKVSGTCVRVPVFSGHSLQVNVRFANELGVERAYELLKDAPGVELSEIPTPLQAAGKDASYVGRIRVDETVDNGLSLFVSNDNLRKGAALNAVQIAELVADELRG, encoded by the coding sequence GTGAAGGTCGGAATCGTCGGAGCCACCGGGCAGGTCGGCACGGTCATGCGCAAGATCCTCGCCGAGCGGAAGTTCCCGGTCGATGAGCTGCGGCTGTTCGCCTCGGCCCGGTCCGCGGGCTCCACGATCGAGTGGGAAGGCCGGGAGATCACCGTCGAGGACGCCTCCACCGCCGACTTCACGGGCCTGGACATCGCCCTGTTCTCCGCCGGCGGCGCGACCTCGAGAGCGCTCGCCGAGAAGGTCGCCGCGCAGGGCGTCGTAGTGATCGACAACTCCTCCGCCTGGCGCCGTGACCCGGAGGTGCCGCTCGTGGTCTCCGAGGTCAACCCGCACGCGGTCAAGGACCGCCCCAAGGGCATCATCGCCAACCCGAACTGCACCACGATGGCCGCCATGCCGGTCCTCAAGCCGCTGCACCAGGAGGCGGGGCTGGTCTCCCTGGTCGCCACCACCTACCAGGCCGTCTCCGGATCCGGCCTCGCGGGAGTCGCCGAGCTGGACGACCAGGTCAGAGCGGCCGCGGACCGTGCCAAGGAGCTCACCCACGACGGTGAGGCCGTCGCCTTCCCCGAGCCCGGCGTCTACAAGCGCACCATCGCCTTCAACGTGATCCCGCTGGCGGGCAACCTCGTCGACGACGGCTCCCACGAGACCGACGAGGAGCAGAAGCTCCGCAACGAGTCCCGCAAGATCCTCGAGATCCCCGAGCTCAAGGTCTCCGGCACCTGCGTACGCGTCCCGGTCTTCTCCGGCCACTCGCTCCAGGTCAACGTCCGGTTCGCGAACGAACTCGGTGTCGAGCGCGCCTATGAGCTGCTGAAGGACGCCCCGGGCGTGGAGCTCTCCGAAATCCCCACGCCGCTCCAGGCGGCGGGCAAGGACGCCTCGTACGTCGGCCGTATCCGGGTGGACGAGACCGTCGACAACGGCCTGTCGCTGTTCGTCTCCAACGACAACCTGCGCAAGGGCGCCGCGCTGAACGCGGTGCAGATCGCCGAACTGGTCGCCGACGAGCTGCGCGGCTGA
- a CDS encoding S8 family serine peptidase, translated as MLMTPEPESSTTGRSTPGHRRVARVAAAASMVAALVAAGVAPAVATAPADDPAGAQAVKAAKSSSDKIGSADAELLAEAEAKGEKTVTVMVATAPGATEQVAGQLDAVKGATVGRTFDKLGYVRATLPTDKAEAALKSAAKLSSVHGIDLKHEIELDDPTPAADTVKAAGTADAQIRQYPAPDASTPAKNPYNPSFETGAVDFVKAHPKADGRGVTIGILDSGVDIAHPALQKTTTGERKIVDWVTATDPVADGDRTWLRMNTAVTGPTFTAGGRTYSAPAGAYRFNLFAEAATKGGDMAGDLNRDGDTTDVWAVLYDEGTRTARVDLNNDADFTNDTLMKPYKNGFQVGYFGKDDPKTEIAERIPFVIEVRTDVVYNDAGATADYVNIGVIEGSHGTHVAGITAANSLFGGKMNGAAPGAKIVSSRACTWSGGCTNIALTEGMADLVINRGVDIVNMSIGGLPPLNDGNNARSELYNRLIDTYGVQLVISAGNSGPGTNTLGDPAVADKVISVGASISKETWASNYGSGVEKKYAMLPFSSRGPREDGGFTPTLTAPGAAVNTTQTWSPGGPVAEAGYQLPPGYSMMQGTSMSSPQAAGAAALLLSAAKQRGIELSPAKLRTALTSTAHRISGEQAHEQGAGLINVVDAWKQIKDGVGAHEYTVRAPVDTAIDFALKTPGFGTGLYDREGGLKAGKSRTYDITVTRTTGPKKAVAHTLRWKNNDGTFRLLSGSEVRLPLNQPVTVTVQARPKTSGVHSAVLQADDRSTVGVDKQILATVVASDDLAKPGYTVSKADTVQRNSHKSYFITVPEGAKNLEVAIGGLAEGSQTRFIGLHPYGLPVDPTSTVNCYPNYANPANTCRPDVRSYPEPMPGVWEIEVESRRTSPLLDNPFELDVTVLGADFDPAVKTLPEAKVGTPTPVEWNVTNRFASLEGKLAGGSLGSAKVARPSIAHGESQESTVTLGEGVERLDVAIGSPADNGADLDLLVLKDGVVVGQAADGDSEEAVSLLKPAAGTYTIVVDGYSVPAGTTEYDYRDVFFSPSLGSLKVDAGSSVQLANGASAQVSAEVVVGGAAPEGRQFFGEVQLLNARGTVAGAGSVVIGKVTE; from the coding sequence ATGCTGATGACCCCCGAACCCGAGAGCTCCACAACGGGACGCTCGACGCCAGGTCACAGACGCGTGGCCCGCGTCGCTGCCGCCGCATCGATGGTGGCCGCGCTCGTCGCTGCCGGCGTCGCTCCGGCCGTCGCCACAGCGCCCGCCGACGACCCGGCCGGCGCCCAGGCGGTCAAGGCCGCCAAGTCGTCCTCCGACAAGATCGGCTCGGCCGACGCCGAGCTGCTCGCGGAGGCCGAGGCCAAGGGCGAGAAGACCGTCACCGTCATGGTGGCCACCGCACCCGGCGCGACCGAGCAGGTCGCCGGCCAGCTGGACGCCGTCAAGGGCGCCACCGTCGGCAGGACGTTCGACAAGCTCGGCTACGTTCGTGCCACGCTGCCCACGGACAAGGCCGAGGCCGCCCTCAAGTCGGCGGCCAAGCTGTCCAGCGTGCACGGCATCGACCTCAAGCACGAGATCGAGCTGGACGACCCGACCCCCGCGGCGGACACCGTGAAGGCCGCGGGCACCGCCGACGCGCAGATCCGGCAGTACCCTGCGCCCGACGCGTCGACCCCGGCGAAGAACCCGTACAACCCGTCCTTCGAGACCGGTGCGGTCGACTTCGTCAAGGCGCACCCCAAGGCCGACGGCCGCGGCGTGACCATCGGAATCCTCGACTCCGGCGTCGACATCGCCCACCCGGCCCTCCAGAAGACCACCACCGGCGAGCGCAAGATCGTCGACTGGGTCACGGCGACGGACCCGGTGGCCGACGGCGACCGCACCTGGCTGCGGATGAACACGGCCGTCACCGGCCCGACCTTCACGGCGGGCGGACGCACCTACTCCGCCCCTGCCGGCGCGTACCGCTTCAACCTGTTCGCAGAGGCCGCCACCAAGGGCGGTGACATGGCCGGCGACCTCAACCGGGACGGCGACACCACCGACGTCTGGGCTGTCCTCTACGACGAGGGCACCCGGACCGCGCGCGTCGACCTGAACAACGACGCCGACTTCACCAACGACACCCTGATGAAGCCGTACAAGAACGGCTTCCAGGTCGGCTACTTCGGCAAGGACGACCCGAAGACCGAGATCGCCGAGCGCATCCCGTTCGTCATCGAGGTCCGCACCGACGTCGTCTACAACGACGCGGGCGCCACCGCCGACTACGTCAACATCGGTGTCATCGAGGGCTCGCACGGCACGCACGTCGCCGGTATCACCGCCGCCAACAGCCTCTTCGGCGGCAAGATGAACGGCGCCGCGCCCGGCGCGAAGATCGTCTCCTCGCGTGCCTGCACCTGGAGCGGCGGCTGCACCAACATCGCGCTCACCGAGGGCATGGCCGACCTGGTCATCAACCGCGGCGTGGACATCGTCAACATGTCCATCGGCGGTCTGCCCCCGCTGAACGACGGCAACAACGCGCGCTCCGAGCTCTACAACCGGCTCATAGACACCTACGGCGTCCAGCTGGTGATCTCCGCCGGCAACTCGGGCCCGGGCACCAACACGCTCGGCGACCCCGCTGTCGCCGACAAGGTGATCTCCGTCGGCGCCTCCATCTCCAAGGAGACCTGGGCGTCCAACTACGGATCCGGTGTCGAGAAGAAGTACGCGATGCTGCCCTTCTCCTCTCGCGGACCGCGCGAGGACGGCGGCTTCACGCCGACGCTCACCGCGCCCGGCGCGGCGGTCAACACCACCCAGACCTGGTCGCCCGGCGGCCCGGTCGCCGAGGCCGGCTACCAGCTGCCGCCCGGCTACTCGATGATGCAGGGCACCTCGATGTCCTCTCCGCAGGCGGCGGGCGCGGCGGCACTGCTGCTCTCGGCGGCCAAGCAGCGCGGCATCGAGCTCTCCCCGGCGAAGCTGCGCACCGCGCTCACCAGCACCGCCCACCGCATCAGCGGTGAGCAGGCGCACGAGCAGGGTGCGGGCCTGATCAACGTCGTGGACGCCTGGAAGCAGATCAAGGACGGCGTGGGCGCCCACGAGTACACCGTCAGGGCCCCGGTCGACACCGCGATCGACTTCGCGCTGAAGACCCCCGGCTTCGGCACCGGCCTCTACGACCGCGAGGGCGGCCTCAAGGCCGGCAAGAGCCGGACCTACGACATCACCGTCACGCGCACGACCGGCCCGAAGAAGGCCGTCGCGCACACCCTGCGCTGGAAGAACAACGACGGCACCTTCCGTCTGCTCAGCGGGTCCGAGGTCAGGCTCCCGCTGAACCAGCCGGTCACCGTCACCGTCCAGGCTCGGCCCAAGACGTCCGGCGTGCACAGCGCCGTCCTCCAGGCCGACGACCGCTCGACCGTGGGCGTGGACAAGCAGATCCTGGCCACCGTGGTCGCCTCCGACGACCTCGCGAAGCCCGGGTACACCGTCTCCAAGGCGGACACGGTGCAGCGCAACAGCCACAAGTCGTACTTCATCACCGTCCCCGAGGGCGCCAAGAACCTCGAGGTCGCCATCGGCGGGCTCGCCGAGGGCAGCCAGACCCGGTTCATCGGCCTCCACCCGTACGGGCTGCCGGTCGACCCGACCTCGACGGTCAACTGCTACCCGAACTACGCGAACCCGGCCAACACCTGCCGCCCCGACGTGCGCTCCTACCCGGAGCCGATGCCGGGCGTCTGGGAGATCGAGGTCGAGTCGCGGCGTACGTCCCCGCTGCTGGACAACCCGTTCGAGCTGGACGTGACGGTGCTGGGCGCCGACTTCGACCCGGCCGTCAAGACGCTCCCCGAGGCGAAGGTCGGCACGCCGACGCCCGTCGAGTGGAACGTCACCAACCGCTTCGCCTCTCTCGAGGGCAAGCTGGCCGGCGGCTCCCTGGGCTCGGCGAAGGTCGCCCGTCCGTCCATCGCGCACGGTGAGTCCCAGGAGTCCACGGTCACCCTCGGCGAGGGCGTGGAGCGCCTCGACGTGGCGATCGGCTCGCCCGCCGACAACGGCGCGGACCTGGACCTGCTGGTCCTCAAGGACGGCGTCGTGGTCGGCCAGGCCGCGGACGGCGACTCCGAGGAAGCGGTGAGCCTGCTCAAGCCGGCCGCCGGTACCTACACGATCGTGGTCGACGGTTACTCGGTCCCCGCCGGGACCACCGAGTACGACTACCGCGATGTGTTCTTCTCCCCGTCGCTCGGCTCGCTAAAGGTCGACGCCGGATCGTCGGTCCAGCTCGCGAACGGCGCATCGGCGCAGGTCAGCGCCGAGGTCGTGGTCGGCGGCGCGGCTCCGGAAGGACGTCAGTTCTTCGGTGAGGTGCAGCTGCTGAACGCCCGCGGCACGGTCGCGGGCGCCGGCAGCGTGGTGATCGGCAAGGTCACCGAGTAG